The Candidatus Zixiibacteriota bacterium genome has a window encoding:
- a CDS encoding ABC transporter substrate-binding protein → MLANTLRSNYLKAAAGTLLLAIGTLSCAPDDKTIRIGVFNSLTGGTATFGISSSQGIRMAADEWNAKGGLLDKQIELIVEDDQSKPEEAAMAVQKLINQNRVVAILGEVASSRTLAGAPIAQKSGIPLITPASTNPKVTRVGDFIFRVCYTDSFQGVVCARFAVQKLGLKRMAILKDIKNDYSVGLADYFRQNLLSLGAQVVSEESYSEGDTDFRAQITSIKAADPEGIFIPGYYTEAGLIAKQVAEQNLKVTLIGGDGWDSPRTAEIGGAAVEGAFFCNHYSADDTSRLVRDFVGAYEKRYGYVPDAMAPLSYDAANLLFSAIKRAGSTDGRAVRDAIAQTRDCPGVCGTITIDAERNARKPAVMLQIEHGQYKIYDVIYP, encoded by the coding sequence ATGCTCGCAAACACATTGAGATCGAACTACTTAAAGGCGGCAGCGGGCACTCTGTTGCTCGCGATCGGGACCCTGTCCTGCGCTCCGGATGACAAGACCATCCGCATCGGCGTCTTCAACTCCCTGACCGGCGGCACCGCGACGTTCGGCATCTCCTCGTCGCAGGGCATTCGCATGGCGGCCGACGAGTGGAATGCGAAAGGCGGGCTGCTCGACAAACAGATCGAGTTGATCGTGGAGGATGACCAAAGCAAGCCGGAAGAAGCGGCCATGGCGGTGCAGAAGCTGATCAATCAGAACCGCGTCGTTGCCATTCTCGGTGAGGTCGCGTCATCGCGCACGCTCGCAGGCGCGCCGATCGCACAGAAGTCCGGCATCCCGTTGATCACCCCCGCCTCCACCAATCCCAAGGTCACCCGCGTCGGCGATTTCATCTTCCGTGTCTGTTATACCGACTCATTCCAAGGAGTGGTCTGCGCCCGCTTCGCCGTCCAGAAGCTCGGCTTGAAACGGATGGCCATACTCAAGGACATCAAGAATGACTACTCGGTCGGTTTGGCCGACTACTTCCGACAGAATCTGCTCTCCCTAGGAGCCCAGGTGGTCAGCGAGGAATCGTACTCCGAAGGGGACACCGACTTCCGCGCCCAGATCACCTCGATCAAAGCCGCCGACCCGGAGGGGATCTTCATCCCCGGCTACTACACTGAGGCGGGCTTGATCGCCAAGCAGGTGGCCGAGCAGAACCTGAAAGTGACGTTGATCGGCGGTGACGGCTGGGATTCGCCGCGCACGGCCGAGATTGGCGGCGCCGCGGTCGAGGGGGCCTTCTTCTGCAATCACTACTCGGCGGACGACACCAGCAGGCTCGTGCGCGATTTTGTCGGCGCCTACGAGAAGCGGTACGGGTATGTCCCCGATGCGATGGCGCCGTTGTCGTATGATGCCGCCAATCTCCTGTTCAGCGCGATCAAGAGAGCGGGGTCAACCGATGGGCGCGCCGTTCGGGATGCCATCGCTCAGACCCGCGATTGTCCGGGCGTCTGCGGCACGATCACGATCGACGCGGAGCGCAACGCCCGCAAACCCGCGGTGATGCTCCAGATCGAGCACGGCCAGTACAAGATCTACGATGTCATCTATCCATGA
- a CDS encoding 4Fe-4S dicluster domain-containing protein: protein MIARDDFHCLIDALRTAGYRVIGPVMRDGAIVHSEPSPDDPPPIGWTDDQQPGNYRLRQRTDGAYFGYVVGPDSWKRLLHPPTVTLWRARRESSGFAVVDGEETPPPMAFVGVRACDLSAIAAQDQIFLQGPYVDPIYRDRRERIFIVAVNCTQAGGTCFCASMGTGPRATSGFDLALTELIDADRHEFLVEVGTAQGASIMAQVPHHPAPADRITAAADRVAAASGQMGRSLDTRGLKESLQRNPEHPRWDDVAVRCLTCGNCTMVCPTCFCTTMEDTTDLSGESAQRVRRWDSCFTLDFSYIHGGSIRTSPRSRYRQWMTHKLASWIDQFGRSGCVGCGRCITWCPVGIDITAEAAAIRSDDSNVLSGVVKEPVHGNA from the coding sequence ATCATCGCGCGCGACGATTTCCATTGTCTGATTGACGCGTTGCGCACAGCCGGGTATCGGGTCATCGGGCCGGTCATGCGCGATGGCGCGATCGTCCATAGCGAGCCGAGCCCGGACGATCCGCCGCCGATCGGGTGGACCGATGATCAGCAGCCGGGGAACTATCGACTCCGGCAACGCACCGATGGGGCGTACTTTGGGTACGTCGTCGGGCCGGACTCCTGGAAGCGGCTCCTCCATCCGCCGACCGTGACGCTGTGGCGGGCCCGACGCGAGAGCAGCGGCTTTGCCGTCGTCGACGGGGAAGAAACGCCCCCGCCGATGGCGTTCGTGGGCGTTCGCGCCTGCGATCTGTCGGCGATCGCGGCGCAGGATCAGATCTTTCTACAGGGGCCATACGTCGACCCGATCTATCGTGATCGTCGTGAACGCATCTTCATCGTCGCCGTCAATTGCACGCAGGCGGGAGGGACATGTTTCTGTGCCTCGATGGGGACCGGCCCTCGGGCCACGAGCGGATTCGATCTGGCGTTGACGGAGTTGATTGACGCCGACCGGCACGAATTCCTGGTTGAAGTCGGTACGGCGCAGGGCGCATCAATCATGGCGCAGGTACCGCACCACCCGGCGCCGGCGGATCGGATAACCGCGGCCGCCGACCGAGTCGCCGCTGCCAGCGGTCAGATGGGGCGCTCCCTGGATACCAGGGGACTGAAGGAGTCGCTCCAACGGAATCCCGAGCACCCGCGTTGGGATGATGTCGCCGTGCGATGTCTGACCTGCGGCAACTGTACGATGGTCTGTCCCACCTGCTTCTGCACGACAATGGAGGATACAACGGATTTGTCCGGCGAGTCGGCGCAGAGAGTGCGGCGCTGGGATTCCTGCTTCACGCTCGATTTCTCATACATCCATGGCGGTTCGATCCGGACATCGCCGCGCTCCCGCTACCGCCAGTGGATGACCCATAAACTCGCCTCTTGGATCGACCAGTTCGGCCGATCGGGGTGTGTTGGCTGCGGCCGGTGTATCACCTGGTGCCCGGTCGGCATCGACATCACGGCCGAGGCCGCGGCGATCCGGTCTGATGACAGCAATGTTCTGTCCGGTGTCGTCAAGGAGCCTGTCCATGGAAACGCTTGA
- a CDS encoding cyclic nucleotide-binding domain-containing protein, translating into METLESILASHPFFHGLEKRYLELVTGCAANVRFRAGEFLFRDGEEAHQFFILREGRVALEIFAPGHGAVTVDTYGEGEILGWSWLVPPYHWHYDAQATEPVRAIALDGRCLRGKCEEDHELGYELLKRFAHIIEQRLSATRLQLLDVYGDRRR; encoded by the coding sequence ATGGAAACGCTTGAATCGATCCTGGCGTCCCACCCGTTCTTTCATGGGTTGGAGAAGCGGTATCTCGAACTGGTCACCGGCTGCGCGGCCAATGTGCGCTTCCGGGCCGGCGAGTTCCTATTCCGCGACGGCGAGGAAGCCCATCAGTTCTTCATCCTGCGCGAAGGACGGGTGGCGCTGGAGATCTTCGCCCCCGGCCACGGCGCCGTCACCGTCGACACCTATGGCGAAGGGGAGATTCTCGGGTGGTCGTGGCTGGTGCCGCCCTACCACTGGCACTATGACGCGCAGGCCACAGAACCGGTGCGGGCGATTGCGCTCGACGGGCGTTGCCTGCGCGGGAAGTGCGAGGAGGACCACGAGCTCGGATACGAGCTGTTGAAGCGCTTTGCCCATATCATCGAACAGCGCCTCAGCGCCACCCGCCTGCAACTCTTGGATGTCTATGGCGACCGTCGCCGCTGA
- a CDS encoding FAD/NAD(P)-binding protein — protein sequence MATVAADNTAVRVSGTDPMRPEIYTVRRVHRESHDTFTLTLVRRDGGGGMRFAPGQFNMLYVFGVGEVPVSISGDPADGQVLVHTIRDVGAVTAALHRLKRGGTVGVRGPYGSSWPVRDGAGQDLMIVAGGIGLAPLRPAIYHVLSHREEYGHVVILYGARTPEDLLFVHDLEEWRARFDVHAYVTVDRALGTWRGHVGVVTNLIPRTPFEPGNTTALICGPEVMMRFTALELERRGVPLNRIMVSMERNMKCAVGFCGHCQYGPDFICRDGPVFPYGRIRMILMQREI from the coding sequence ATGGCGACCGTCGCCGCTGACAACACCGCCGTCCGCGTCTCCGGGACGGACCCGATGCGGCCGGAGATTTACACGGTGCGCCGGGTCCATCGTGAATCCCATGACACGTTCACGCTGACGCTGGTTCGTCGTGACGGCGGCGGGGGAATGCGGTTTGCGCCCGGCCAGTTCAACATGCTCTACGTCTTTGGCGTCGGTGAAGTTCCGGTTTCGATCTCGGGTGATCCGGCCGATGGGCAGGTCCTGGTGCACACGATCCGCGACGTCGGCGCGGTGACCGCCGCCCTGCATCGACTGAAACGCGGGGGCACGGTCGGAGTGCGGGGCCCGTACGGCAGTAGTTGGCCCGTGCGAGACGGCGCGGGCCAGGACCTGATGATCGTTGCTGGTGGAATCGGGTTGGCGCCGCTGCGTCCGGCGATCTACCACGTGTTGTCCCATCGCGAGGAATACGGGCACGTAGTCATTCTGTATGGTGCGCGGACGCCCGAGGATCTTCTCTTCGTGCACGACCTCGAGGAATGGCGGGCGCGGTTCGACGTGCACGCCTACGTGACCGTGGACCGGGCGTTGGGCACGTGGCGCGGGCACGTGGGTGTGGTGACCAATCTGATCCCCCGCACTCCCTTCGAGCCGGGCAACACGACGGCACTGATCTGTGGACCGGAAGTGATGATGCGGTTCACCGCCCTCGAGCTGGAGAGGCGCGGCGTGCCGTTGAACCGGATCATGGTCTCCATGGAACGGAACATGAAGTGCGCCGTCGGGTTCTGCGGGCACTGCCAGTATGGACCGGACTTCATCTGCAGGGACGGACCGGTGTTTCCCTACGGGCGGATACGGATGATACTCATGCAGCGGGAGATCTGA
- a CDS encoding oxidoreductase, translated as MAMRKAKLAVWKFASCDGCQLSLLDCEDELLAVAGAVDMAHFPEATSAQVKGPYDLSLVEGSITTPHDAARIHQVRRASQTLITIGACATAGGIQALRNFRNVREFLGIVYAHPEYIETLSLSTPISTHVLVDFELRGCPINKHQLLDVIAAFLHKRKPVTPAHSVCLECKRRGSVCVMVAHGLPCLGPVTHAGCGAICPAYQRGCYACFGPMESPNAPALADWLMSHGAGDSAIVRAFRTYNAYTESFRKESEAHER; from the coding sequence ATGGCCATGCGCAAGGCCAAGCTCGCGGTGTGGAAATTCGCCTCGTGCGACGGCTGTCAGTTGAGTCTGCTCGACTGCGAGGATGAGCTGCTGGCGGTCGCCGGTGCCGTGGACATGGCCCACTTCCCCGAAGCCACCAGCGCGCAGGTGAAGGGTCCCTACGACCTGTCGCTGGTCGAGGGATCGATCACGACGCCGCACGACGCCGCCCGCATCCACCAGGTGCGGCGCGCATCCCAGACGCTGATCACCATTGGCGCCTGCGCCACGGCGGGGGGCATTCAGGCGCTGCGCAACTTCCGCAACGTCCGCGAGTTCCTCGGGATCGTCTACGCGCATCCGGAGTACATCGAGACGCTCAGTCTGTCGACGCCGATCAGCACCCACGTGCTGGTCGATTTCGAGTTGCGTGGCTGTCCGATCAACAAGCATCAACTTCTGGACGTGATCGCGGCCTTCCTGCACAAGCGCAAGCCGGTGACACCGGCGCATTCGGTCTGCCTCGAATGCAAGCGCCGCGGATCGGTCTGTGTGATGGTGGCGCACGGCCTGCCCTGTCTGGGTCCGGTCACGCACGCCGGGTGCGGCGCGATCTGCCCGGCCTATCAGCGCGGCTGCTATGCCTGCTTCGGGCCGATGGAGTCTCCCAACGCACCCGCCCTCGCCGATTGGCTGATGAGCCACGGCGCCGGCGACAGTGCGATCGTCCGGGCTTTCCGCACCTACAATGCGTATACCGAGTCCTTCCGCAAGGAGAGTGAGGCGCATGAGCGGTAG
- a CDS encoding Ni/Fe hydrogenase subunit alpha codes for MSGRTIKVDYLSRVEGEGSLFVRIKDEQVVDAQFKIFEPPRFFEAFLRGRHFTEAPDITARICGICPVAYQMSAVHAMEDACGVKVEGPLRELRRLLYCGEWIESHVLHISMLHAPDFLGYPDAIRMAADHPEAVQRALTLKKIGNEIVTVLGGREIHPINVKVGGFHRAPRARELAPLSERLKWGLDAALETVRWTAALEIPDFSGDYEFVALRHSDEYPFNEGKLVSDRGLDIPSREYDHHFVEEHVERTHALHSIRMGGGAYMVGPLARYALNFDRLSPVAQEAARAAGLGPICRNPFRSIIVRAVETVYACDEALRIIGDYEPPPSPAIAVPPRAGTGYACTEAPRGMLYHRYRIDGSGIIRDAKIVPPTAQNQKQIEDDLRRLVQGRLELPQDQLTRQCEQAIRNYDPCISCATHFLRLTIERL; via the coding sequence ATGAGCGGTAGGACCATCAAAGTCGACTACCTGTCGCGCGTGGAAGGGGAAGGGTCCCTCTTCGTTCGGATCAAGGACGAACAGGTCGTCGACGCGCAGTTCAAGATCTTCGAGCCGCCGCGCTTCTTCGAGGCCTTCCTGCGCGGCCGCCACTTCACGGAAGCGCCCGACATCACCGCCCGCATCTGCGGCATCTGCCCCGTGGCCTATCAGATGAGCGCGGTGCACGCCATGGAAGATGCGTGCGGGGTGAAGGTGGAGGGACCGCTGCGGGAGCTGCGCCGTCTGCTCTACTGCGGCGAGTGGATCGAAAGCCACGTGCTCCACATCTCGATGCTGCACGCGCCGGACTTCCTCGGCTATCCCGATGCCATCCGCATGGCCGCGGACCACCCGGAGGCGGTCCAACGCGCCCTCACGTTGAAGAAGATCGGCAACGAGATCGTCACCGTGCTCGGCGGGCGTGAGATCCATCCGATCAACGTGAAGGTCGGTGGTTTCCACCGTGCGCCGCGGGCGCGGGAACTGGCGCCGTTGTCCGAGCGGCTGAAATGGGGGCTCGACGCCGCGCTGGAGACGGTGCGTTGGACCGCCGCGCTCGAAATCCCCGACTTCTCCGGCGACTATGAGTTCGTCGCGCTCCGTCATTCCGATGAATATCCCTTCAATGAAGGGAAATTAGTATCGGATCGGGGACTCGACATCCCGTCGCGTGAGTACGATCACCATTTCGTCGAGGAGCACGTCGAGCGCACCCATGCGCTGCATTCCATCCGGATGGGCGGTGGCGCGTACATGGTCGGTCCGTTGGCCCGCTACGCGCTGAATTTCGACCGTCTGTCGCCGGTCGCACAGGAGGCGGCGAGGGCGGCCGGGCTGGGACCGATCTGCCGCAATCCCTTTCGGAGCATCATCGTCCGCGCCGTGGAGACGGTGTATGCCTGCGATGAGGCGCTGCGCATCATCGGCGACTACGAACCGCCGCCGTCGCCGGCGATCGCGGTGCCACCGCGCGCGGGGACCGGCTACGCCTGCACGGAGGCGCCGCGGGGCATGCTCTACCATCGCTATCGCATCGACGGTTCCGGAATCATCCGCGACGCCAAGATCGTGCCGCCGACGGCGCAGAATCAGAAGCAGATCGAGGACGATCTGCGGCGGCTCGTGCAGGGACGTCTGGAGTTGCCCCAGGATCAACTCACACGACAGTGTGAGCAGGCGATCCGCAACTATGATCCCTGCATATCCTGCGCGACGCATTTCCTCAGACTCACGATTGAGCGTCTGTGA
- a CDS encoding hydrogenase maturation protease, with amino-acid sequence MATLVIGIGNRHRRDDGVGVVVTSFLSDLDGPGLRIISTDSADVGLVDRWSADDTVFVVDAASGDDPPGTIHRFDATAASLPAQMRGSPSTHVLGLGEAIALARVLNRLPRQLIVYAIVGGDFGYGGGLTTAVQDAAAEVARRIRCEAAARLRESMKQQREED; translated from the coding sequence ATGGCGACGCTCGTCATCGGGATCGGCAACCGCCATCGCCGCGACGACGGCGTCGGGGTTGTCGTGACATCGTTCTTGAGCGATCTGGATGGTCCCGGTCTCCGGATCATTTCCACCGATAGTGCCGACGTTGGACTTGTGGACCGCTGGTCGGCCGACGACACCGTGTTTGTCGTCGACGCGGCGTCGGGCGACGATCCGCCGGGGACCATCCACCGTTTCGATGCCACAGCCGCGTCCCTGCCGGCGCAGATGCGCGGCTCTCCCTCTACGCACGTTCTCGGTCTGGGGGAGGCGATCGCATTGGCGCGCGTGCTGAACCGGCTTCCGCGTCAATTGATCGTCTATGCGATTGTCGGTGGGGATTTCGGCTACGGCGGTGGGCTGACAACGGCCGTGCAGGACGCTGCTGCGGAAGTGGCGCGACGGATTCGCTGTGAGGCGGCCGCTCGCTTGCGCGAGTCGATGAAACAGCAAAGGGAAGAGGATTGA
- the hypF gene encoding carbamoyltransferase HypF gives MSLPLRSGIERRHITVHGTVQGVGFRPFVYRLATELKLVGWVVNSTSGVTMEVEGPSNHLQRFQERLHVELPPHAAIEALESRAVAPCREADFIVRDSHVGGRKETLLLPDLAICPDCTRELLDPADRRYHYPFINCTNCGPRYTIITGLPYDRARTTMQEFVMCRACRAEYENPGDRRFHAQPNACPACGPHLELWDAHGATLAREDEALSRACDAVRVGSIVAVKGLGGFHLVVDARNDTAVRTLRERKSREERPFALMYPKMAAVRIDCDISEDERALLSNSASPIVLLRRHENGDGGAIAPGVAPGNPYLGVMLPYTPLHHLLLRELGFPVVATSGNRADEPICTDEREALVRLSGIADLFLVHNRSIARFVDDSVVRMVAGRPLLLRRARGYAPGFIPLAGPMNSILAVGAHLKNTVAVSVGDRALLSPHIGDLETAPAYHAFHRAIDDVQDLYEIIPQRIACDRHPDYLSSQYARTRALPTVAVQHHYAHILACMADNGLSGPVLGVAWDGTGLGTDRTIWGGEFLSVDEGRWSRAAHLRSFRLPGGDAAVVEPRRAALGVLYEIWGDSLWEEDTMPSLGDLSMEERRILAPMLARGVQSPVTTSAGRLFDALASLVGLRQMAAYEGQAAMLLEFAATRFATDESYPYHVHTETSPIMVDWEPLVRAVIEDVRKHLFVGQIAARFHNTLAEMIVAVARCIGETSVVLAGGCFQNKVLTEQAVARLRQAGFDPYWHRLLPPNDGSIALGQIMAAVLSSPE, from the coding sequence GTGAGTCTTCCCCTTCGATCTGGAATTGAGCGACGTCACATCACGGTTCATGGAACCGTGCAGGGGGTCGGGTTTCGGCCGTTCGTCTATCGCCTTGCCACGGAGTTGAAACTCGTCGGCTGGGTCGTGAACTCAACATCCGGCGTGACGATGGAGGTCGAGGGACCGTCGAATCACTTGCAGCGATTTCAAGAACGCCTGCACGTTGAGCTGCCGCCGCATGCGGCCATCGAGGCGTTGGAATCCCGGGCCGTCGCGCCCTGCAGGGAAGCGGACTTCATCGTGCGCGACAGTCATGTCGGGGGACGGAAGGAAACACTCTTGCTCCCCGATCTGGCGATTTGTCCCGACTGCACGCGGGAACTCCTCGATCCTGCCGATCGACGCTATCACTATCCGTTCATCAACTGCACGAATTGCGGCCCGCGGTACACCATCATCACCGGATTGCCCTATGATCGCGCCCGCACGACAATGCAGGAATTCGTGATGTGCCGCGCCTGCCGTGCCGAGTATGAGAATCCGGGCGACCGGCGCTTTCATGCGCAGCCGAATGCCTGCCCTGCCTGCGGTCCTCATCTGGAGTTGTGGGACGCGCATGGTGCGACTTTGGCACGGGAGGATGAGGCGCTCTCGCGTGCCTGTGATGCGGTTCGCGTCGGATCGATCGTCGCCGTCAAGGGCTTGGGAGGGTTCCATCTGGTCGTTGACGCACGCAACGACACCGCTGTGCGGACGTTGCGGGAGAGGAAGTCGCGAGAAGAGAGGCCATTTGCCTTGATGTATCCCAAGATGGCCGCCGTGCGGATTGATTGTGACATCTCAGAGGACGAAAGAGCGCTGCTATCCAATTCGGCCTCGCCGATTGTTCTGTTGCGTCGCCACGAAAATGGGGACGGGGGAGCAATCGCGCCTGGTGTCGCACCGGGCAATCCCTACCTCGGTGTCATGCTGCCTTACACGCCCCTGCACCATTTACTGCTGCGTGAGCTGGGATTCCCAGTCGTCGCCACCAGCGGCAATCGCGCCGATGAGCCGATCTGCACCGATGAGCGGGAGGCGCTGGTTCGTCTGTCAGGAATCGCCGATCTGTTCCTCGTACATAACCGGTCCATTGCCCGTTTCGTCGACGATTCGGTCGTACGCATGGTCGCTGGTCGCCCCTTGCTCCTACGCCGTGCCCGCGGGTATGCTCCCGGTTTCATTCCGCTCGCTGGGCCGATGAATTCCATCCTGGCGGTCGGCGCGCACCTGAAGAACACTGTGGCGGTCTCGGTCGGAGACCGGGCGCTGCTCAGCCCGCACATCGGCGACCTGGAAACGGCGCCGGCGTATCACGCCTTCCATCGGGCCATTGACGACGTGCAGGACCTCTACGAGATCATCCCACAACGCATCGCCTGTGATCGACACCCCGACTATCTCTCGTCCCAGTACGCGCGCACGCGCGCGTTGCCGACGGTCGCCGTGCAACATCACTACGCGCACATCCTGGCATGCATGGCCGACAATGGCCTCTCCGGTCCGGTTCTCGGAGTCGCCTGGGACGGCACCGGGTTGGGCACTGATCGGACCATTTGGGGCGGCGAGTTCTTGTCTGTGGACGAGGGGCGGTGGTCGCGGGCGGCCCATCTACGGTCCTTCCGGCTTCCCGGTGGTGATGCCGCAGTTGTTGAGCCGCGCCGGGCCGCTCTGGGTGTCCTCTATGAGATATGGGGCGATAGTCTTTGGGAAGAGGACACGATGCCCTCCCTGGGCGACTTGTCGATGGAGGAGCGCCGCATCCTGGCGCCGATGCTCGCGCGCGGCGTTCAATCGCCGGTCACGACCAGCGCCGGGCGTCTGTTCGACGCTCTTGCCTCGCTGGTGGGTCTCCGGCAGATGGCGGCCTATGAGGGGCAGGCGGCGATGCTCCTGGAGTTTGCCGCCACACGGTTTGCAACCGATGAGTCGTATCCGTATCATGTGCACACGGAGACGTCGCCGATCATGGTCGATTGGGAGCCTCTGGTCCGCGCCGTCATCGAGGATGTGAGGAAGCACCTGTTCGTAGGGCAGATCGCCGCACGATTCCACAACACGCTGGCCGAGATGATCGTCGCCGTGGCCCGCTGCATCGGTGAGACGAGCGTTGTCCTCGCGGGCGGGTGTTTTCAGAACAAGGTCCTGACCGAGCAGGCGGTGGCGCGGCTTCGCCAGGCGGGATTCGATCCCTACTGGCACCGGCTGCTTCCCCCTAACGACGGCAGCATTGCCCTCGGGCAGATCATGGCGGCTGTGCTGTCCAGCCCGGAGTGA
- a CDS encoding HypC/HybG/HupF family hydrogenase formation chaperone, with product MCLAVPGEIIEITDRDPLLRSGRVRFGGIVKDVNLAYVPEAGVGDWVIVHVGFAISMLNAAEADRTLEYLAQIEAFHEPDDEVP from the coding sequence ATGTGCCTGGCTGTCCCTGGTGAGATCATCGAGATCACGGATCGTGATCCGCTGTTGCGCAGCGGTCGCGTGCGCTTCGGCGGCATCGTCAAGGACGTCAATCTCGCCTATGTTCCGGAGGCGGGCGTGGGCGATTGGGTGATCGTCCATGTCGGGTTTGCCATCAGCATGCTCAATGCCGCGGAGGCGGACCGTACGCTGGAGTACCTGGCCCAGATCGAGGCGTTCCATGAACCGGACGACGAGGTTCCATGA
- the hypD gene encoding hydrogenase formation protein HypD — MRFVDEYRDPVAVERCAEAIARLSRRPWTIMEVCGGQTHAIVKFGIDRLLPGTITLVHGPGCPVCVTPVEKIERAMALAARPDVIFCSFGDMLRVPGRHGDLQSVRAHGGDVRIVYSPLDALRVAEENPDREIVFFAVGFETTAPANAMALRQAKARNVRNFSLLVSHVLVPPAMAALLSAPDCRLNGFLAAGHVCAVAGHEEYEALATRFRVPVVVTGFEPLDILQGIYMCVKQLEAQRATVENQYRRAVRREGNTEARRLMAEAFEVVDRRWRGMGVIPASGLAPSHAYREFDAEVRFPDHLEVGEETTECISGQILRGVARPNDCPAFGTRCTPEHPLGATMVSSEGACAAYYRYRGVNAKTA, encoded by the coding sequence ATGAGGTTTGTCGATGAATACCGCGACCCGGTTGCGGTCGAGCGCTGCGCGGAGGCGATCGCGCGGCTCTCGCGACGCCCCTGGACCATCATGGAAGTCTGTGGTGGGCAGACGCACGCGATCGTGAAGTTCGGCATCGATCGGCTGCTCCCCGGGACCATCACGTTGGTTCACGGGCCCGGCTGCCCGGTGTGCGTGACGCCGGTGGAGAAGATTGAGCGGGCCATGGCCCTCGCGGCCCGTCCGGACGTCATCTTCTGTTCGTTCGGCGACATGTTGCGCGTGCCCGGCCGGCATGGCGATCTGCAATCGGTCCGCGCCCACGGTGGGGATGTCCGTATCGTCTACTCGCCGCTGGACGCGTTGCGGGTGGCGGAGGAGAACCCGGATCGGGAGATTGTGTTCTTCGCCGTCGGCTTTGAGACGACCGCTCCGGCCAATGCCATGGCCTTGCGGCAGGCCAAGGCGCGGAACGTGCGCAATTTCTCGCTGTTGGTCTCCCATGTCCTGGTGCCGCCGGCGATGGCGGCCCTGCTTTCGGCGCCCGATTGCCGTCTGAACGGCTTTCTGGCGGCGGGGCATGTCTGCGCGGTTGCCGGCCACGAAGAATATGAGGCATTGGCGACGCGATTTCGCGTTCCGGTCGTTGTGACCGGTTTTGAGCCATTGGATATACTACAAGGCATATACATGTGTGTTAAGCAACTGGAAGCGCAGAGGGCCACGGTCGAGAACCAATACCGTCGCGCGGTGCGACGCGAGGGGAACACGGAGGCACGGCGTTTGATGGCGGAAGCGTTTGAAGTTGTCGACCGCCGGTGGCGGGGGATGGGCGTCATTCCGGCCAGCGGGCTGGCTCCGAGTCACGCCTATCGCGAGTTCGATGCCGAGGTGCGGTTCCCAGACCACCTTGAAGTGGGCGAGGAGACGACCGAGTGCATCAGCGGGCAGATTCTGCGGGGCGTTGCCCGGCCGAACGATTGTCCGGCCTTTGGGACACGATGCACCCCGGAGCACCCGTTGGGCGCGACCATGGTTTCGTCTGAAGGGGCGTGCGCTGCCTACTACCGTTACCGTGGCGTCAATGCCAAGACCGCCTAG